ACAGCTCCGCGTTCACAGAGCGGCGCAGTTATTGCTGTCTACCGATCAAAAGATAGCGGACATCGGTGCGGCGTGCGGCTTTCAGGAGATGAGCTATTTTGCCAGGACATTTCGGCAGTTAAAAGGGGTCACACCGAGCGAATACAGAAATCAGGCGGAGGCGAAGCCGGTTGGCAGTTGAGATGGGAACGGGAGAAGTTATGAGAGTTCTGGTCCGGAAATACAGAGAAGGATACGCGGATGGAAGAGAGTGGGAAGCGCAGGAATAAGGAAAACAATAAAAAGGAAAACAATAATAACGATACCTGGTATCCGGTGATGACCGTTCTGCTGATCTTTGTGACTGCTGTGACGAGTATTCTCACGGTTCATTTTTATATGAGAAGACTGACGGTGGAGCAGGATACCCAGAAATATGACAAATATTATGTGATGATCGCAGAAAATACCAATGCGTCCCTCTGGCAGTCAATCTATGAGGGAGCCTGTGAAGCCGGTCAGGAAGAAAACAGTTATGTGGATCTGCTGGACGGGATTATGGACAATGATTATTCAAAAGAAGATCTGATGCGGATCGCCATCTCTTCGGAGGTGGATGGGATTATCGTGGCTGCGGATGAGAGCGATGAGATGACAGGACTGATTGATGAAGCCGCGGCCAGGGGAATCCCGGTCGTCACGCTGTACGGAGATAATACGAAGAGCGCCCGGTGCAGCTTTGTGGGGATCGGCAGTTATGATCTGGGCAGAGAATATGGCAGGCAGGTATTGAAGGTGGCAAATGAAAGAGAGACGACGGATACCGCTGCCAGGAAGCGCCCGGTGCGGGTCATGGTGCTCGTGAGCTCCTACACAC
The sequence above is a segment of the Lachnospiraceae bacterium JLR.KK008 genome. Coding sequences within it:
- a CDS encoding substrate-binding domain-containing protein — translated: MEESGKRRNKENNKKENNNNDTWYPVMTVLLIFVTAVTSILTVHFYMRRLTVEQDTQKYDKYYVMIAENTNASLWQSIYEGACEAGQEENSYVDLLDGIMDNDYSKEDLMRIAISSEVDGIIVAADESDEMTGLIDEAAARGIPVVTLYGDNTKSARCSFVGIGSYDLGREYGRQVLKVANERETTDTAARKRPVRVMVLVSSYTQDYGQNILCSGIQETIEKEKQAGMEIELSLFSTDDVSMFSAEESIRDIFMEEELPDIIVCLNELSTTCVYQAVVDYNKVGQVSILGYYDSDTIIKAIDRNVIYATISIDTRQMGKYCVEALTEYNTTGNTSQYFIADIALINKENVHLFTGGDNEKDVP